In Rhinopithecus roxellana isolate Shanxi Qingling chromosome 4, ASM756505v1, whole genome shotgun sequence, a single genomic region encodes these proteins:
- the LOC104663991 gene encoding histone H4 isoform X2 codes for MSGRGKGGKGLGKGGAKRHRKVLRDNIQGITKPAIRRLARRGGVKRISGLIYEETRGVLKVFLENVIRDAVTYTEHAKRKTVTAMDVVYALKRQGRTLYGFGG; via the coding sequence ATGTCTGGACGTGGTAAGGGTGGGAAAGGCTTAGGTAAAGGAGGCGCTAAGCGTCACCGCAAGGTTTTACGCGACAACATCCAGGGCATCACTAAGCCAGCCATCCGACGCCTTGCTCGTCGTGGCGGTGTCAAGCGTATTTCTGGGCTTATCTATGAGGAGACTCGCGGTGTTCTGAAGGTGTTCCTGGAGAACGTGATTCGTGATGCAGTCACTTACACGGAGCACGCCAAACGCAAGACCGTAACAGCAATGGATGTGGTTTATGCGCTGAAGCGACAGGGACGCACTCTTTACGGCTTCGGTGGCTGA